In Lampris incognitus isolate fLamInc1 chromosome 13, fLamInc1.hap2, whole genome shotgun sequence, the genomic stretch TAAGATAAAACACTGCTTTTAGAAAATGAGCAGCATTACAGTTAATTTTCCAAGTTTGGTAAAATTGCAGTATTTTTCACATTAGAAAAGCTTGACTGACCAAAAAATGTGTCTCATTTCCTGCTTCCTGTCAGGATGTTAGCCCACTTTGTCCTGGCCTACGTACCTTATCACCTCAATAGCAATGCATCCTGCTACAACTGTGGCATATATGTTATACCCAATACTGTCATTGTGCAATTTTGCAGTCCCTGAAATTAAGAGTGAAACTATAGGAGCTTGAGAAATGGTTGTGTCAGTTCCCGTGCTGAGTGCAGCAGTGCAGCAGCAAACGGAGAGAATTGGAGAGCGGTCAGGCCAGTGAGGAGATTCAGCATCATCCCCAGCAGCAGTATGGCCAGCAGGTATCCATCAAACAGCAGGCTATGCCAGCTGCTGTGACTCAGTACCTGCCGTGGACCGTCTGGGTGAAGCAGGCACAGAGGGCCCAACACCAAGCTCTGGTTGACCAAGTGGGTGTAGTAGACATTGAACACAGACACCCGAGCTTCAGGGGAGTGACAGTGCTCGACCTCAGAGACTTTGGCTATCCAGGTCAAGGCCAGACTGTGGAAGATTAGGCCAAGCGGCGCGTATATATACTCCATAAGGTCCATGTCTGGCAGGCCCTGTGAGGCTATGGAAAGAGAGGAGCTGGGTTAGAGATTGCCATGGCGGAGTTCCTTGCAACCAGTTCACACTCTTAACTGCAGTTTTTCCCTGAAAAATTCTTAATACCTAAAATTACCCATCACCTAAAATTTCTCGCGAAATGCGGTCTGACATATTTGCAGGGAGCACTACTTGAAAACTAGTTTGTTTGGATATTGCACTTCACATTACCAAAtatagttcaatgtgatgaacctcagttggattctcgaATATGGCATTTTTTATATTTGCAAGCAGCTAACATGATATACATATGATGTTGTGTAAAATCCCCTATGACTATCATGACAATAACATTTTCCATATTACCCAGGACTAACTAGGGCTCATCCTTGACATTAGTGTGATAAATGTACCTGTGATAATGACAGATATTCCACTCAGGATGGCAATGATAACAGTGATGTGGCTGGAAGGTGGCACCGCCAGCTTCAGGCCATGGCTCCAGCCAATAGTTAACAGGGCCAGCAGGCGTGTTGTGACAGCGAAGAGACCAGTATTGGAACTGTTGGCCCTGGCCCACATGGCCATCACAGCCTGGGCACTGTCACAGATAGCTGGCACCAGCAGTCTCTCGCCCAGGCACTTCGAGTAATGCTTTAGAGTCACCAGATCTAGGACATGGAGGAGGTTTAAGCAAAGCAGAGAGACTAGCACCTGGGGATGACAAAATGTTGACATAAAGAAAGCTTTAAAAACTGCATAACTATCCCACAAAGcagttgataataataataataataataaaagtccCCACGTGCcaaatcatgttaaaaacatactGCTGTCATCAATAGGAATTTTATAGCACCACCAATAATCAGATATTAGATTTAGAAATAAACTCAAACAGAAATTTCTCTTTTTTTGATGATGTCCTTGCTAATACCATTTATTTACTTaaggaagttttttttctttttttttaatgaaagtgGTGGATCAGTTGAGTCACAGTTGAGAGCTCTAGATCTTCTTTTCCtctgtgtccatcttctttttctcctctctctgcctTATCCACTCACTTATGGAGACCAGGAAACTGGAGAATGGTGACTTAACTCCCACTCTGGCTCTGCAGATCTGCCTCTGTACACTTGATCCACTCCTGTCTGAACTTTTGCTGGAGCAGCAGCCCAGCCGCTGAGGAGACTGGCCTTCTCCCACCATTGGCCAAGTTGATTCATTAGCATAGTGTGGCTCAGGGTAACcttgatggttttattgctgGCCTGCTTCTGCTGAGAGACAAAGGAGTCCAGACATCCAGGTATAGCTCTGTATGCTGGAGGAGGACTGCCCACTTGAGGACTCCTGTTTCCTGCTGCAGTCTCTGTTTTTCTTATAGGAGTCTCTCCTCATGCAGGGTAACCCATTCCTTCTCCCGGCTGTAGCCCTACCTTGGGTGTATTTGGCTTTTGGGAGAGACTAGGAAGTGCCAAACTGGACGTTTGGTGGTGATCTCAGGCTGTTTTTGCTCTCGCTTTGTCACCTTCACCTCTCTTTCCTACCCTTGAAGTGCTCTCTTGCAGGGTAGGCTATTCCTCTTCAAAATCTCTATCCTGCCTTGTGTGGCTTTGCTTGGTGGGAGGGACTACCAGTTATTCTTGTGCTGTGACTCAATACCTTCATTCTTTTCTTCTCATGTCTATATTTCTATTTGGGCAGTAGATGTGAGTTGTTTTGTGATCTTGGTTCTGGTGATGTCATGAAGACATGTGATATGATAATGGCAGAGCCAACGATAATGGCATGTAGTTACCAAAGTCCCCTTAGAGCTCCGATGCAGCTTAATGTAGCTGACTTGAAAGTGCCAAACAATACTGAGAATTAATTTTCCAGCTGTAATTTAACAAAACCAAACAGGACTAAATTCATATTAGATAATACTAAGAACAGGTGCATGATTTTAGCCATTATACAGCCTACAAAAATAATCTGATGTGTGTTTATCAAGGTGCAGCTGTGGTCTAAACAATACCGTTGTGTTGACCTAGTAATAGGGAATTGTGAAACTGGTCTATTTAAAACTCCAGTTGgcagaagagggaaaaaaatcctcAAGTTCATGGCCAAAATTTACTCTCAAGAAAAAGTAATGGAGTCTTTGGTGTAGCAAGGTGTGTGTCTTGCATGTTTGGCCTCATCTGCAAGACAAGACGAGACACTTCTACATCTGACTATTGTTAGGATGCTACTTATGTTTTACGGAATATGTCAAGGAGCATCTCAACTACATCATTAAAATTGTGGAGGGAACGTGTTGTTGAACTTGTATGGAACCCATGATGTGTAGAATTAACAGACATCACAAACTAATATAAGATTTAGAAATGTGCCATTAAGCAGACAGCATTGCATGGTTAAATCTCAAACAAGTACTGCTGCTGATGTTTCATTTCTGTGCTCTTTTAAGTCACCTATTATGTGACCCAATAAATTCATTTGATGCCTTTGTCCAAAATGTTCTTGAAGTTGTTTTGTACCCATGTCaacttgatttattgattgattgattgattgatttatttgttggttgattgattgattgattgattgattgattgattgattgattgatctttaCTTCCTCTGTTACTGTTATTTTTTGAAGCACTAAAATGTGACAAAGTCATTAGATGTAAATCTTTAAAAGCAAACACTATGCACAACAGGTGCAAGCACAAGAAAAATTGTCATATGAAAATTCTACTATTTATTTTACTGGTgtgtggaaagtgagaggatgcctgaggagtggagaagaagcgtactggtatcgattttcaagaataagggtgatgtgcagaggtgtagtaactacagaggtataaagttgatcagccacagcatgaagatatgggaaagcgtaatagaagctaggttaagaggagaggtggtgattagcgagcagcagtatggtttcatgccaggaaagagcaccacagatgcagtgtttgctttgagagtgttgattgagaagtatagaggaggccagaaggagttgcattgtgtctttgtggagttagagaaagcatacgacagggtgccaaaagaggaggtgtggtattgtatgaggaagtcgggagtggcagagaagtatgtaggagtgctgcaggatatgtatgagggcagtttgacagcggtgaggtgtggggtaggaatgacagataggttcaaggtggaggtacatcaaggatcggctgcgagccctttcttgtttgcaatggtgatagacaggttgacggatgagatcaggcaggagtctacaTGGACTATGATGTGAGCAGACCTATATTACATAgacttagattttttttttttataaacagtGGAGTGGTGTGGGAAGGAGCCCTGTGTGGATGAAGATCACATAGGCTACCCACAATATAACACGTTTATGCTACACTATCCAAAAAGCCAAGGAAGAAGTAAGTACTCATATAACACAGTTGGTGCGGTGACTAAGAGAAGCCCAGTTCAGTCACATTTTGATGGATTTCATTTGACTCGGTTGTGTGCAGTGCCCATCGAAACAAAGCAAAGGAAGCAGGAGGTACCAACCTGAGTGAAGCAGAGAGCCACTGCGTATGGATAGTGGTACTGAGGGATGAAGACGCCTGCCACAAAGTCACGCAGCTTGTCAGCTAGGCTATAAATGACCACTGCCGAGACACAgaggagagtagggagcaggggcCTCCATGCATGGTCAGAGGAAAGACCTTTTAGACTTGAGGCACACCATCTCAACCTCCGCCTCTCCAAACTGCACAGAACACATGAAGAGACTCGTAAAATGTCTTCACAGTGTTAATATGAAATCCATGGTGCTGTGTTTCAAGACTTATCTTATGCCCCTTAACAAATGATCAGCAAAATAGGGATTGAGCCTGCTGATCTCCTTTCTCTTGCCGATAGATAATCATTCCAGCCTTAGAGACATCTGAAGACACCCCTGAATGAAGCGCAGGCCAGCCAGTATTACCACATCTTTATACTGTCAATGGAAAAGTCGATCTGCTCTTTTACACTCATGTCCATATACGTACTTATACATTTGTAAATGTCTTTACCTATGTGTAACTCTATATCTACATAAAAgatagacagaccgacagacagatagatagatagatagatagatagatagatagatagatagatagatagatagatagatagatagatagatagatagatagatagatagatagatagatagatagatagatagatagatagatagatagatagatagatagatagatagatagatagatagatagatagatagatagatagatagatagatagatagatagatagatagatagataaaaggaCAAGCGTGTTTTCTACCAGCACAAGAAAGCAAACTGAGACAACTGAACAGATTCAGTTCAAAAGAAATTTGTCCTTGCCCAAGGCTCGGCCCTTATTTTGCCAGTCGTTTGTTACTGAGTAACCACTGAAAAGCAGCACTTGGGAAAAATAGTCcacaggttgttgttgttgtttttttttgttttttccataaTTAATGGAATGCCTACATTTTATGATTGTCTTTTTGACTTGAAAAAGACAAacaataaaggtttttttttttaacgtgctCATTGCACAAGGTCATTTAGGCTTAAATGGTACTAAAAATGTTGGCTGTACTCAACATTTGACTTGCCGTTGACACCGGACTACAGAGGTAATCATGAAATAATCCTACCTTTTGCATCGTGTCGCTGATTCAGTCCTGGGAGCCAAGCCGTCATCCCAGAAATCCATTCTCATCATCCACCCTGCATTGAGCGAGTGACAAGAGTTTGGTTTCTAATACCAAGCCGCTGTACCGGATAGATTCATGAGGACGTCCATTCATCCCCATGCCCTGTTACGGGTGATCATATGTAACAAGCGCAAAATTCcttatttgttttacttttttttatcaGTAAGAGTAAATTCCATGTTTATATACCTAAGCCAAAAAATTTCAAGGTTTAGCATTTACTGTCAGATTGTAGTCCCATTTACTCTACAATCATTCATTTTCGGCTGTCCTGGCTACGAGTGTCTGCTAGATGCCGAAAATGTAAAATTTGGTGTTAGTGTAGAAATGTGAAATTTTAAGAGTTTTGCAGTGTGCCATGTGAGAGTTATTTCAGTTCAAGATTAACCATAAAATTCACTATGTTGATCAGTATTAATGGGGCACATTCTCCTTCACCCAATTATTGCTTAAAAACAAATTTATGGTATATCTGACATTTTGTATTTTTGTAAAATCACTTTGTTTACTGTCAAGGTAgacaatatcatcatcatcatcatcatcatcacttttTAAAAAAGAAGAATCTAATGCGAAACAAATTAAAAATTAGGTATTGAAATTATTAACAGTTATTCAAAATAAACTTTAGGATTCATTTGGAAAGCTTTATTGTCGGAATTCAACCCTGGTAGAAATGCAAAAATAGCATTTGAAGAACTACTTCTTAAAAACGCATTAATAATTTCCGGCACAGTTTCAATGTCATCTGATGAGAATTCAAATATTTACTCATTCCCAGCAAATAGCTTCTAATTGGTatagcacattttgtacaaatgTTTAAACAACTTGCTCTACCCATGACATTACAATGGTTTAGAAAAGCATTGTAATATTGGATCAGCAGATCTGAACAGACTGAATTTGCACCTGGTGTGGGACATAAAAAAGACACTAAAAAGGATAGAAACATCCTCAACAACACTATCTGGCAAACGTTTCACTTTATACATTCGTTCTATGGTTTCCATAAGGTCTTTACAACAAATCCTATTCCAGTATCCCTCCATATTGTTATAGAAATAGTAACAATAATTATCAAATAATAACTCCCAACAACACAGTCATAACACTGGtaatactactacaactattactactaataacaagaagaagaagaagataatgatgatgatgaagcagGCAGCGTTAAAAATGAAAAacgaagagaaagaggaagaagagaggaggaggaggaataggTTATACCGAACAGCCTCTCTTACCACCATCTAGGGAAAACAGGCAGACGTCTATCTCTCAGGTTGTTGCCGAGCCCTCTGAGCCAAAGGCATTCAACTCAATGTTTCCCTCCTGATGTCCAGATGGACTTTGGTCGGTTGCTGCTTTGCATGTATTTCTATAATTAGATAGGCATTCTGGTAGACAGTGAAATAGTCACGTGAGCAAGGCTGAGCACATGGAAACTAGAACGTGGAAATCTTTCATGCCGATGTAAAGACACATTTTTACGACACATTTTCATCGATTGttgatacaaatttgttcttacacgtcCATATGATTTTTCTTAGCCCTAAAGTTTGTCTCAGATATCAGCGTAGAACTGGTATTCCCTAAATTTAGCCACCAAATTGGCTAAcactttgcaagcctgggtgattgcttgttgcaagaggtagaacatagatcacggaaagttgaattagttggacgcaacgtttattgagagaacaaTAGATGTtaaggggaaggaattacaaataaccatcaggctttgctgctgactTGTCAGACAAACGTGACAATTAAAATTCCacaggtgtgtaagaacaaatttgtacgtacaaacGATTGATGAATTAGGCCCATTATGTGTGATAATGTGTGACATAAACCTCTTTTACAACAACCTAAGGATGAAGAGGGCGGAGATAAGAAACAAGCTATAAAGTTCTGATAGCTTATCTTGACATAGAAATGCCCAGAATATCTTCCATTTTACAGATTAACCGATCATAATTGAATTACTACTGTATTTGCTACTGTGGGGACTTTGAAGCCTTCCctctcagcttttttttttttgacggctGTTTGTGACATTCCTGGCAGTTGCCCCCCAGTTCTCTCAATCTCAACCCCCCCAactgatctttctctctctctctctctctctctctctctctctctctctctctctctctctctctctctctttggaatTGCTTTCACAGCCAGTCCTATCACCACAGTGGTCATTAGTCATGTGAGCAAGTGTGAAGCCATTTAAGTAAACACACTCTTTTTTTTGGTGCCCTGGAGTTCAAACAAACAAAGTAGCCAGGAGAGGTGGCCCATTAATTGAACCAGAAGACAAAATGGCACCAGGCCTCTATCAGTGAACTCATCATCACGGCCCTCATGTAATGATATCGGCTCATTCATGACTAAAGTGGCACCTtgactttttatttatttgtttgtttatttatttgctttAACATATTGTTAGTCATTTTGGTGGGCATCTGGCATTGGGAAAAAGACACAATCATAGCAGTTCGCAGGAGGCCTATACAAAGCCTCCCAGGAAATACAGGGGTTGCTTTACGGCATACATATATAAGTATGTCAGATTTTCTTTACCTTGTCTGTGAAAATAGCTTCTTATAATCAAAACTCTTTTGAGCTAAATGTGCTACACTATGGAGAGGGAAAAAGCCCCTTGATTGACTTTGTGACAGTGGATGTTAGACATTGCTGAAATCCAAGAAGTTACCTGGTATCACCCCAGTCAAA encodes the following:
- the si:ch211-248a14.8 gene encoding uncharacterized protein si:ch211-248a14.8; this encodes MAMWARANSSNTGLFAVTTRLLALLTIGWSHGLKLAVPPSSHITVIIAILSGISVIITASQGLPDMDLMEYIYAPLGLIFHSLALTWIAKVSEVEHCHSPEARVSVFNVYYTHLVNQSLVLGPLCLLHPDGPRQVLSHSSWHSLLFDGYLLAILLLGMMLNLLTGLTALQFSPFAAALLHSARELTQPFLKLL